Proteins found in one Sorghum bicolor cultivar BTx623 chromosome 1, Sorghum_bicolor_NCBIv3, whole genome shotgun sequence genomic segment:
- the LOC8064928 gene encoding IQ domain-containing protein IQM4, whose amino-acid sequence MGLSISYPPDDYLPAVEDNMGRLFIRSLSFDDMEADAESPLSSPSTSPSALPPAFASGKLIIEGSLSFKRREADSIPMQNVLSIRSPKPPDREACNIICAGAATATCGSSRFGPIGDRPPDFDYPMVGMDSPKHQAAAVRLQKVYKSFRTRRQLADCAVLVEQRWWKLLDFALLKRNSVSFFDIEKPETAVSKWSRARMRAAKVGKGLSKDEKAQKLALQHWLEAIDPRHRYGHNLHFYYHRWLHCQSKQPFFYWLDVGEGKDVNLEEHCCRSKLHKQCIKYLGPKERENYEVIVEDKRLMYKLSRQIVDTTGSAKGTKWIFVLSTCKTLYIGQKQKGVFQHSSFLAGGATSAAGRLVVEDGILKAVWPHSGHYRPTEQNFQEFMNFLKDRSVELTDVKLSPSEGEEDGDFSLRGSHSQLDLTQLCQQEESHGEQEAESDQRHGNAEAEAETCSHDEATSTETCSTPSPATATTMRKSSSDNRLQGKRPPRLLISSNNNIAPLPPTAHSSSGGGNAGRAPSPGVKDVEPDSAMLGECLDFCKRNLFAEDGGYEDQYLDDLAEVPEALILSRINSKRAMHSYQLGKQLHFHWSTGAGPRIGCVRDYPSELQFRALEEVSLSPRGRPPRFPSPRPGALTPNSIPAAKCGSLMAEGDGMHVSLKPRQRSATWTAF is encoded by the exons ATGGGGCTGTCAATCTCATACCCACCGGACGACTACCTGCCAGCAGTGGAGGACAACATGGGGCGGCTCTTCATCCGGTCTCTCAGCTTCGACGACATGGAGGCCGACGCCGAGTCGCCTTTGTCTTCGCCTTCGACTTCGCCTTCGGCATTGCCCCCCGCCTTTGCCTCCGGGAAGCTCATCATAGAAGGCTCCCTGAGCTTCAAAAGGAGAGAGGCTGACAGCATTCCGATGCAGAATGTGTTGTCCATCAGGAGTCCTAAACCTCCTGATAGAGAAGCTTGCAACATCATCTGTGCTGGTGCTGCTACAGCTACTTGTGGCTCATCAAGATTCGGGCCAATCGGGGACCGTCCACCAGATTTTGATTACCCCATGGTCGGAATGGACAGCCCCAAGCACCAGGCCGCGGCTGTCAGGCTGCAGAAGGTGTACAAGAGCTTCAGGACAAGGCGGCAGCTTGCGGATTGTGCTGTTCTTGTGGAACAACGATG GTGGAAGTTGCTTGACTTTGCACTGCTCAAGCGGAACTCGGTGTCATTCTTTGACATAGAGAAGCCTGAGACTGCTGTCTCAAAATGGTCCCGGGCAAGAATGAGGGCTGCCAAG GTTGGCAAAGGTCTCTCCAAGGATGAAAAGGCCCAGAAACTTGCGCTGCAGCACTGGCTCGAGGCG ATTGACCCTCGACATCGTTATGGCCACAACCTGCACTTCTACTACCACCGCTGGCTCCATTGCCAGAGCAAGCAACCATTCTTCTATTG GTTGGATGTGGGAGAAGGGAAAGATGTCAACTTAGAGGAGCATTGCTGTAGATCGAAGTTGCACAAGCAATGTATCAAGTACCTTGGCCCT AAAGAAAGGGAAAATTATGAAGTGATAGTCGAGGATAAGAGGCTGATGTACAAGCTGAGCCGTCAGATAGTCGACACGACGGGAAGCGCCAAGGGGACCAAGTGGATCTTTGTGCTCAGTACCTGCAAGACTCTTTACATAGGCCAG AAGCAGAAGGGCGTATTCCAGCACTCAAGCTTCCTTGCAGGGGGGGCCACATCTGCTGCAGGAAGACTGGTTGTGGAGGATGGAATTCTCAAG GCTGTGTGGCCTCACAGTGGGCATTATCGGCCGACGGAGCAGAACTTTCAGGAGTTCATGAACTTCCTCAAGGACAGGAGTGTGGAGCTTACCGATGTGAAG TTGAGCCCAtctgaaggtgaagaagacggTGACTTCAGCCTGAGAGGCAGCCACTCTCAGCTGGACCTGACCCAACTctgccagcaagaagagagccaTGGTGAACAGGAGGCAGAATCTGATCAACGCCATGGCAACGCCGAAGCCGAAGCCGAGACGTGCAGCCACGACGAAGCCACATCTACAGAGACGTGCAGCACGCCGTCGCcagcgacggcgacgacgatgAGGAAGAGCTCCTCAGACAACAGGCTGCAAGGGAAGCGGCCACCCAGGCTGCTGATCAGCTCCAACAACAACATAGCACCGCTGCCGCCCACCGCGcacagcagcagcggcggcggcaacgCGGGCAGGGCGCCGTCGCCCGGCGTGAAGGATGTGGAGCCGGACTCGGCCATGCTGGGCGAGTGCCTCGACTTCTGCAAGCGGAACCTGTTCGCGGAGGACGGCGGGTACGAGGACCAGTACCTggacgacctggcggaggtgccgGAGGCGCTCATCCTCAGCCGCATCAACTCCAAGCGGGCCATGCACTCGTACCAGCTCGGCAAGCAGCTGCACTTCCACTGGAGCACCGGCGCCGGGCCCCGGATCGGCTGCGTCCGCGACTACCCGTCCGAGCTCCAGTTCCGGGCGCTCGAGGAGGTCAGCCTGTCGCCACGGGGCAGGCCGCCGAGGTTCCCGTCGCCCAGGCCAGGCGCGCTCACGCCCAACAGCATCCCTGCCGCCAAGTGCGGCTCTCTCATGGCGGAGGGAGACGGCATGCACGTGTCGCTCAAGCCCAGGCAGAGGAGTGCCACTTGGACTGCATTTTGA